The Seriola aureovittata isolate HTS-2021-v1 ecotype China chromosome 2, ASM2101889v1, whole genome shotgun sequence genome has a segment encoding these proteins:
- the LOC130181553 gene encoding inhibin beta B chain gives MTPSFLFPSLLFLVSLLLKGLWVSGSPGCASCGLPAMEKDAEERLMIEIAKQQILEKLHLKERPNITHTVPRAALLTALRKLHSGRVRQDGTLELENNVPTKEQGYEIVSFADISETGNGEEASLSLTFQFLQERGQSIQVLQSSLWIYARSSEDPHRDSRLPARVFLSADDGVSGTNRTLVMEKMLEVQESNWHTFPITRILQAFLDGGKRRLRLEVSCDEDGKNLCSLDGSADTPYQPFLVAQVRLRDDHSKHLLRKRSLRCGDDVTVCCKKDFYIKFKDIQWDEWIIAPEGYHMNYCIGQCPQHLSGSPGIASSFHATVFSQLKINGINTATTSCCVPTERRPLSMVFFDSQHSIVKMDVPDMIVESCGCT, from the exons ATGACGCCTTCTTTTTTATTCCCATCACTTCTGTTTTTGGTGTCCTTGCTGCTGAAGGGTCTCTGGGTCAGTGGCTCCCCGGGCTGCGCGTCGTGTGGTTTACCGGCGATGGAGAAAGACGCAGAGGAAAGGCTGATGATAGAGATCGCCAAACAACAGATTTTGGAGAAGCTGCACCTGAAGGAGAGACCAAACATAACTCACACGGTGCCCCGAGCGGCGCTCCTCACTGCGCTGCGCAAACTGCACTCGGGGCGCGTCAGACAGGACGGTACTCTTGAGCTAGAAAACAATGTACCTACCAAAGAGCAAGGCTATGAAATAGTGAGCTTTGCAGATATAA GTGAGACAGGGAATGGTGAAGAGGCTAGCCTCAGCCTTACCTTCCAGTTTCTGCAGGAACGTGGCCAGAGTATCCAGGTCCTCCAGTCCTCTCTGTGGATCTATGCCCGTTCCTCTGAGGACCCCCATCGGGACTCTCGCCTCCCAGCCAGAGTCTTCCTTTCCGCAGATGATGGGGTGTCTGGCACTAACCGCACTCTGGTGATGGAAAAGATGTTGGAAGTCCAGGAGAGTAACTGGCACACCTTCCCCATCACCCGAATCCTGCAGGCGTTCCTCGACGGTGGTAAACGTCGGCTACGGCTGGAGGTAAGCTGTGATGAAGATGGGAAGAACCTTTGCTCCCTAGATGGCTCTGCTGACACCCCCTACCAGCCCTTCCTGGTGGCCCAGGTGCGTCTCCGTGATGACCACTCCAAACACTTGCTCAGGAAGCGCTCATTGCGTTGTGGTGACGATGTAACTGTGTGCTGCAAGAAAGACTTCTACATCAAGTTCAAGGATATACAGTGGGATGAGTGGATCATTGCACCTGAAGGCTACCATATGAACTACTGCATCGGTCAGTGCCCCCAGCATCTGTCGGGCTCCCCAGGAATAGCATCCTCGTTCCATGCCACTGTCTTCAGCCAGCTGAAAATCAACGGCATCAACACAGCTACAACTTCATGTTGTGTTCCCACTGAGCGCCGGCCACTCTCCATGGTTTTCTTTGACTCTCAGCACAGCATTGTCAAAATGGACGTTCCTGACATGATAGTGGAGTCCTGTGGATGTACATAA